One segment of Cloacibacillus sp. DNA contains the following:
- the rplU gene encoding 50S ribosomal protein L21 has protein sequence MYAVIEQGGKQYRVTEGDKFRMEKIHAEDGAQVAFDKVILLGKDDGAVIGAPYVDGASVTAKVLESGKDDKVIVFKYRRKKNYRKFRGHRQQYTLIQIESVNG, from the coding sequence ATGTATGCAGTAATCGAACAGGGCGGTAAGCAGTACAGAGTCACAGAGGGCGACAAGTTCAGAATGGAAAAGATCCATGCTGAAGACGGAGCACAGGTAGCGTTTGACAAGGTAATTCTCCTCGGCAAAGACGACGGCGCGGTAATCGGCGCTCCTTATGTGGACGGAGCTTCGGTAACGGCAAAGGTTCTCGAAAGCGGAAAGGATGACAAAGTCATCGTCTTCAAGTACCGCAGAAAGAAGAACTACCGCAAATTCCGCGGTCACCGTCAGCAGTACACGCTCATTCAGATCGAATCAGTAAACGGTTAG
- the rpmA gene encoding 50S ribosomal protein L27, producing the protein MAHKKGQGSSTNGRDSQPKYLGVKRGDGSFVNAGTIIVRQRGTKFHPGQHTGLGRDFTIFALVPGKVRFLTKADRKYVTIEPESL; encoded by the coding sequence ATGGCACATAAAAAAGGACAAGGAAGTTCAACCAACGGTCGCGACAGTCAGCCTAAATATCTTGGCGTAAAGCGCGGCGACGGCTCTTTTGTAAACGCGGGCACAATAATCGTGCGTCAGAGGGGCACTAAGTTCCACCCCGGACAGCACACAGGACTTGGCCGCGACTTCACTATCTTCGCGCTCGTCCCCGGCAAGGTTCGTTTCCTGACAAAGGCTGACCGCAAATACGTAACCATCGAGCCTGAATCACTCTAA
- the obgE gene encoding GTPase ObgE, with protein MKFIDSMRMSIKAGRGGNGCMSFLRERFKPNGGPDGGNGGRGGSVIFEATNNLQTLADLEYMHHIRGENGGHGKGSMRNGSAGEDKIIYVPCGTVIYDAETNEGYADLVEPHDRFMAARGGRGGRGNRYFASSARKAPRFSEEGRLGEEVKLRLELRLIADVGLIGLPNVGKSSILAAISNAQPKIANYPFTTLSPNLGVLNTGDENIVIADIPGLIEGASENKGLGLEFLRHVDRTRLLIHVLSLESGDYDTIIKDFEIVRNEMKSYDPEMEERPYFVAANKLDEVDDDTAHQLVEKLTAHFANLGVRLIASSALTEEGIPQLVKEIISFTNEHPRPESNVRLFALEERTPEKTPVRRRNKIQIITLHGGGFRVMHHQLEEAAERYDFSQEENAARFTRLLRKFKVEELLAAAGAIPGDAVAIGYKEFNFYPDYYPEEMPADETDYDDADTDDGAQEALCQTESGNEADTEDGASENDAVQEDEAEAANAETQDQ; from the coding sequence ATGAAATTTATCGACTCAATGCGTATGTCCATCAAGGCCGGACGCGGCGGAAACGGATGCATGAGCTTTCTGCGCGAACGGTTCAAGCCAAACGGAGGACCGGACGGCGGAAACGGAGGACGCGGCGGCAGCGTCATATTTGAAGCTACAAACAACCTGCAGACCTTAGCCGACCTTGAGTATATGCATCATATACGGGGAGAAAACGGCGGGCACGGCAAAGGCTCCATGAGAAACGGCTCCGCCGGCGAAGATAAAATAATCTACGTTCCATGCGGAACGGTCATCTACGACGCGGAGACAAACGAAGGCTACGCGGACCTCGTTGAGCCGCACGACCGCTTTATGGCCGCGCGCGGCGGACGCGGAGGGCGCGGAAACAGATACTTCGCAAGCTCGGCGCGCAAAGCGCCGCGTTTCAGCGAAGAGGGGCGTCTCGGGGAAGAGGTGAAGCTGCGCCTTGAGCTGCGCCTCATAGCGGACGTAGGGCTGATAGGACTTCCCAACGTCGGCAAATCAAGCATTCTTGCCGCCATATCCAACGCGCAGCCGAAGATAGCGAACTATCCCTTCACGACGCTTTCGCCCAACCTGGGCGTTCTGAATACCGGCGATGAAAACATCGTCATAGCCGACATCCCCGGCCTCATCGAGGGCGCCTCGGAGAACAAGGGCCTCGGCCTCGAATTTCTGCGCCACGTGGACCGCACGCGCCTTCTTATCCATGTTTTGAGCCTTGAAAGCGGAGATTATGATACAATAATCAAAGACTTTGAGATCGTTCGGAATGAAATGAAGAGCTACGATCCAGAGATGGAAGAGCGCCCATATTTCGTCGCGGCAAACAAGCTCGACGAAGTAGACGATGACACGGCACACCAGCTCGTTGAAAAGCTGACGGCCCATTTCGCGAACCTCGGAGTAAGGCTCATAGCCTCAAGCGCGCTTACCGAAGAGGGGATACCGCAGCTTGTAAAAGAGATAATCTCGTTTACAAACGAGCATCCGCGCCCCGAAAGCAACGTGAGGCTCTTTGCGCTCGAAGAAAGAACTCCGGAAAAGACGCCGGTAAGAAGGCGCAACAAAATACAGATAATCACACTCCACGGCGGCGGCTTCAGGGTCATGCACCATCAGCTCGAAGAGGCGGCGGAACGCTACGACTTCAGCCAGGAAGAGAACGCGGCGCGCTTTACAAGGCTGCTTCGCAAGTTCAAAGTAGAAGAGCTGCTCGCCGCGGCGGGCGCCATACCGGGAGATGCGGTAGCAATCGGGTACAAAGAATTTAACTTCTATCCCGACTATTATCCCGAAGAAATGCCGGCGGACGAGACGGACTACGACGATGCCGACACAGACGACGGCGCGCAGGAAGCCCTCTGCCAGACGGAATCAGGAAACGAAGCCGATACAGAAGACGGAGCATCGGAAAACGACGCCGTGCAGGAAGACGAAGCAGAGGCCGCAAACGCAGAAACGCAGGACCAATAA
- the nadD gene encoding nicotinate-nucleotide adenylyltransferase, with translation MTEEIRKIGIMGGTFDPIHYGHLLAADEARAAFGLSEVIFVPTGQPPHKADKKVTSAEDRFIMTELATVSCPFFSVSRVERDRNGASYTIDTLRELKAMPEYNGAKFYFITGLDAVLDIVTWKNPEILMDMCQFVAVSRHGYTRKRMEELPLEMQAKIIPLEIPLLAISSTELRERIRQNRSIRFMVPPAVEQYIMKKSLYQN, from the coding sequence ATGACCGAAGAAATTCGAAAGATCGGCATAATGGGGGGAACGTTCGACCCGATCCACTATGGGCATCTTTTGGCCGCTGACGAAGCGAGGGCCGCTTTTGGCCTTTCCGAGGTCATATTCGTTCCCACGGGACAGCCGCCGCACAAAGCCGACAAAAAGGTGACCTCCGCAGAAGACCGCTTCATTATGACGGAACTTGCCACAGTAAGCTGCCCCTTTTTCAGCGTTTCGCGCGTTGAGAGAGACAGAAACGGCGCCAGCTACACGATAGACACGCTGCGTGAACTCAAAGCCATGCCGGAATATAACGGCGCCAAATTTTACTTCATCACAGGACTGGACGCCGTCCTGGACATCGTGACATGGAAAAACCCGGAAATATTGATGGACATGTGCCAGTTTGTAGCCGTGAGCCGTCACGGTTACACCAGGAAAAGGATGGAAGAACTGCCGCTTGAGATGCAGGCAAAGATAATCCCGCTTGAGATACCGCTGCTCGCTATTTCCAGCACAGAGCTGCGGGAACGGATAAGGCAGAACAGAAGCATCCGCTTTATGGTCCCGCCCGCCGTGGAACAGTACATAATGAAAAAATCCCTTTATCAGAACTAA
- a CDS encoding LCP family protein codes for MKRYKTIMLVVILGLFAVTAGAGLRLYFAWHAKGGDIKSALEKDINKESANYTALKDQGKFNILLMGEDDVEGSRRSDTILFITIDIDDKNMRVMSLPRDTRVEIPHHGTQKLNHAFAFGGPDLMKATVEKYLDEPILYTVVVDYDSFPEFVDMLGGVEVDVQKRMRYVDRAGKLDINIQPGKQVLNGTTALHFVRFRKDALGDIGRIQRQQQFIKALIKKAYDPRVIIKFPELATQAMKIFKTDMSPTLAVQLAGFVQNELGRDNMYFSTLHGEPAMINRLSYWVGDVKSAHAFINAPIAELISGDITENVGKGKRQVHFSNALDELDDGTKNKAAAASADKGAPAPGKQEAQTKQMTKEDIIAIIQSMPESVAVLNGTGKNGVSSEISTRLQQLGVDVTYSGNAKHFDYQHCNVIYPTKAAPGVVKTATILGSLLQVPKNLVRPSNQAFYASIIAGHDYKKLVVILDDMLKISTQKKTNQEG; via the coding sequence TTGAAGCGTTACAAAACAATTATGCTGGTTGTTATACTCGGCCTATTCGCCGTAACCGCGGGAGCCGGGCTCAGGCTCTACTTCGCGTGGCATGCAAAGGGCGGCGACATCAAAAGCGCTCTCGAAAAAGACATCAATAAAGAGAGCGCCAACTACACAGCCTTAAAAGACCAGGGGAAATTCAACATCCTTTTGATGGGGGAAGACGACGTCGAAGGCTCTAGGAGATCCGACACCATCCTCTTCATAACCATCGACATAGACGACAAAAACATGAGGGTCATGTCGCTGCCGCGCGACACAAGGGTGGAGATACCGCACCACGGCACGCAGAAGCTGAACCACGCCTTTGCATTCGGCGGGCCGGACCTCATGAAGGCCACAGTTGAAAAATACCTTGACGAGCCTATCCTGTACACCGTAGTTGTTGACTATGACAGCTTTCCCGAGTTTGTAGACATGCTGGGCGGGGTAGAGGTGGACGTCCAAAAAAGAATGCGCTACGTCGACCGCGCCGGCAAGCTTGACATCAATATCCAGCCCGGCAAGCAGGTGCTGAACGGGACGACCGCCCTGCACTTCGTCCGCTTCAGAAAAGACGCGCTCGGCGACATCGGACGCATCCAAAGACAGCAGCAGTTCATAAAGGCGCTGATCAAAAAGGCCTACGACCCCAGAGTCATCATAAAGTTCCCGGAGCTTGCCACACAGGCCATGAAGATATTTAAAACCGACATGTCGCCCACGCTTGCCGTACAGCTTGCCGGCTTCGTCCAGAACGAACTTGGCCGCGACAACATGTACTTCTCGACGCTCCACGGCGAACCCGCCATGATAAACAGGCTCAGTTACTGGGTTGGCGACGTAAAATCGGCGCACGCCTTCATCAACGCGCCTATTGCCGAACTGATCTCAGGAGACATCACGGAAAACGTGGGGAAGGGCAAGCGTCAGGTACATTTCTCAAACGCGCTTGACGAACTTGACGACGGAACAAAGAACAAAGCGGCCGCAGCGTCGGCGGACAAAGGCGCTCCGGCTCCCGGCAAGCAGGAAGCGCAGACAAAGCAGATGACAAAAGAAGATATAATTGCTATCATCCAATCAATGCCTGAATCGGTCGCGGTGCTCAACGGAACAGGGAAGAACGGCGTCAGCTCGGAAATCTCCACAAGGCTCCAGCAGCTTGGAGTAGACGTCACGTATTCCGGAAACGCGAAACACTTTGACTATCAGCACTGCAACGTCATCTATCCGACGAAGGCGGCGCCGGGCGTCGTAAAAACGGCAACGATATTGGGAAGCCTGCTTCAGGTACCTAAAAACCTTGTGAGGCCCAGCAACCAGGCCTTCTATGCGTCGATAATAGCGGGGCACGATTACAAAAAGCTTGTCGTTATTTTGGACGACATGCTGAAAATTTCAACTCAGAAAAAGACAAACCAGGAGGGATAA
- the rsfS gene encoding ribosome silencing factor — protein sequence MTQHNDDFLEQYKPIVDALLDKHALEVSVHDLSQLSGFADIFIVAVSRSDIHGRTLKDTAEEALDKMGITYRVEGEGSTKWTLIDAGNLIVNILSREGRDFYRLDSLWGDAPTKRFHDQDD from the coding sequence ATGACACAACACAACGATGATTTTTTAGAACAATACAAACCTATAGTAGATGCGCTGCTCGACAAGCACGCGCTTGAGGTGTCGGTCCACGACCTAAGCCAGTTATCGGGCTTTGCGGACATCTTCATAGTCGCAGTCTCGCGCTCGGACATACACGGCAGGACCCTCAAAGACACAGCCGAAGAGGCGCTGGACAAAATGGGCATCACATACAGAGTCGAGGGCGAAGGCAGCACAAAATGGACGCTCATCGACGCTGGAAACCTTATAGTAAACATATTAAGCCGCGAAGGCCGCGACTTTTACAGGCTTGATTCACTCTGGGGCGACGCGCCTACAAAGAGATTCCACGACCAGGACGATTAA
- a CDS encoding HIT family protein, with the protein MDCIFCKLKDHAAANDLAYAVFDAMPVSPGHMLIIAKRHVQNFFELTKEEEAAMMELLHKCKEILDEKYKPDGYNVGVNCNECAGQSVMHVHMHLIPRFKGDTKSPLGGVRGVIPEKMFYTKQ; encoded by the coding sequence ATGGACTGCATCTTCTGTAAATTAAAAGATCATGCAGCCGCAAACGACCTCGCTTACGCGGTCTTTGACGCAATGCCGGTCAGTCCGGGACACATGCTCATCATCGCAAAGCGCCACGTACAGAACTTCTTTGAACTGACAAAAGAGGAAGAGGCGGCGATGATGGAGCTTCTTCACAAATGCAAAGAAATACTGGACGAAAAATATAAGCCGGACGGATACAACGTCGGAGTCAACTGCAACGAATGCGCAGGACAGTCTGTGATGCACGTACACATGCACCTGATACCCAGATTCAAAGGAGACACGAAGTCGCCGTTAGGCGGAGTGCGCGGCGTCATACCAGAAAAAATGTTTTACACAAAACAATAA
- the tpiA gene encoding triose-phosphate isomerase has translation MRRKFIAGNWKMFNGPAATSEFLNKFKEEIAASKEVQEAVSEGKEEIAFFVPAISLLSAATGAKEMPVIIGAQNTHWEKNGAFTGEISVPMITEVGATHVLIGHSERRHIFREIDEELNKKMHAALDGGLTAVLCVGETLEEREAGKAHDVIKKQFCCGLKDIDEHTLAKKVIIAYEPVWAIGTGKTASSEDAEAICGFIRALAAENFDDKTAEALIILYGGSVKPENTAGIMSQRDIDGVLVGGASLKPEVFIDIVKNAL, from the coding sequence ATGCGCAGAAAATTTATAGCAGGAAACTGGAAAATGTTCAACGGGCCCGCGGCCACAAGTGAATTTCTTAACAAGTTTAAAGAGGAGATAGCAGCCTCAAAAGAGGTCCAGGAGGCCGTTTCAGAGGGCAAGGAAGAGATAGCCTTCTTTGTGCCCGCTATATCGCTGCTTTCCGCCGCCACAGGCGCAAAGGAGATGCCAGTCATAATCGGCGCGCAAAACACTCACTGGGAGAAAAACGGAGCCTTCACGGGCGAAATATCCGTTCCGATGATCACCGAGGTCGGCGCGACGCATGTGCTTATAGGACACAGCGAAAGACGTCACATCTTCCGCGAAATAGACGAAGAACTTAACAAAAAGATGCACGCGGCGCTTGACGGCGGCCTTACAGCGGTGCTTTGCGTAGGCGAAACTCTTGAAGAGCGCGAGGCGGGCAAGGCGCACGACGTCATAAAAAAGCAGTTCTGCTGCGGCCTTAAAGACATAGACGAACACACTCTGGCCAAGAAGGTAATTATAGCCTATGAGCCTGTGTGGGCCATCGGCACGGGCAAAACGGCAAGCAGCGAGGACGCTGAAGCGATATGCGGCTTCATACGCGCGCTGGCCGCTGAAAACTTCGACGATAAGACGGCCGAAGCCCTGATCATTCTGTACGGCGGAAGCGTCAAGCCGGAAAACACGGCAGGTATAATGTCCCAGCGCGACATCGACGGAGTCCTCGTAGGCGGCGCGTCACTCAAGCCCGAGGTCTTCATCGACATAGTAAAGAACGCTCTGTAA
- a CDS encoding phosphoglycerate kinase, producing MRLKTFSPSDVSGKKVLVRVDFNVPLADGKVSDDTRVKAHLATLRALIEAGAKVALVSHLGRPKGAVNMKYTLAPVAAVLEKLTGWQVRFVPDCVGSAVDDAVRGWKDNEVLLLENLRFHPEEEKNDAGFAKELTKNFDVFVMDAFSASHRAHASTRAAAELLPSYSGKLIEREIEMLSAARDNPQKPFVLILGGAKVSDKIAVVENMLHKADTILVGGGMAFTFLKARGLCIGKSLCEEEKLDFAAKMLKDAEKLGVRILLPTDVITAPEFKADAPAATVAAESIPADQMGLDIGPETARSFAAEILAARTVLWNGPMGVFEMPAFAAGTMAVAQALVEATQKGALTVVGGGDSAAAIAQFKMEDKVSHVSTGGGASLEFFEGKSLPGIEPYVIA from the coding sequence ATGCGCCTGAAGACCTTTTCGCCATCTGACGTATCCGGTAAAAAGGTCCTGGTAAGGGTGGACTTCAACGTCCCCCTTGCCGACGGTAAAGTGAGCGACGATACCCGCGTAAAAGCCCATCTTGCTACGCTGCGCGCGCTTATAGAGGCAGGCGCTAAGGTGGCGCTCGTTTCGCATCTCGGCAGGCCGAAGGGCGCAGTCAACATGAAATACACGCTCGCGCCCGTAGCCGCTGTGCTTGAAAAGCTGACCGGATGGCAGGTGCGTTTTGTTCCCGACTGCGTTGGTTCCGCAGTAGACGACGCGGTGCGCGGCTGGAAGGATAACGAGGTGCTGCTCCTTGAGAACCTCCGCTTCCACCCAGAAGAGGAAAAAAACGACGCCGGATTTGCCAAAGAGCTGACCAAGAACTTTGACGTTTTCGTAATGGACGCCTTCAGCGCCTCGCACAGGGCGCACGCCTCGACGAGAGCTGCGGCGGAGCTTCTGCCTTCCTATTCAGGAAAGCTGATCGAAAGAGAGATAGAGATGCTCTCTGCGGCTCGCGACAACCCTCAAAAGCCTTTTGTGCTCATATTGGGCGGCGCCAAAGTCTCTGATAAAATAGCCGTGGTGGAGAACATGCTCCACAAAGCCGACACGATACTAGTGGGAGGCGGCATGGCCTTTACATTCCTAAAGGCGCGCGGACTCTGCATAGGCAAATCTCTCTGCGAAGAGGAAAAGCTTGATTTCGCGGCAAAAATGCTCAAGGACGCTGAAAAACTCGGCGTAAGGATACTGCTTCCTACGGACGTGATAACCGCACCCGAGTTCAAAGCTGACGCCCCCGCTGCGACGGTGGCCGCAGAGAGCATCCCGGCGGATCAGATGGGTCTGGACATCGGCCCTGAGACGGCGCGCAGCTTTGCCGCGGAGATACTGGCCGCGCGTACTGTGCTTTGGAACGGTCCGATGGGCGTCTTTGAAATGCCGGCCTTTGCCGCCGGTACAATGGCTGTAGCTCAGGCTCTTGTTGAGGCCACTCAAAAAGGCGCCCTCACAGTTGTCGGCGGGGGAGACTCCGCCGCGGCCATAGCGCAGTTTAAAATGGAAGACAAGGTTTCACATGTCTCAACCGGCGGAGGCGCTAGCCTTGAGTTCTTTGAAGGCAAAAGCCTTCCCGGAATAGAGCCTTACGTAATAGCCTAA
- the gap gene encoding type I glyceraldehyde-3-phosphate dehydrogenase, which produces MAKYKVAINGFGRIGRLSLRAFFTNGKENEFEIVAINDLTPPASLAYLLKYDSVFHRFPGEVSVDGDYLIVNGQRIKALAEPDPSKLPWKEMGVDLVIESTGRYTDANQAKAHIEAGAKKVIISAPAKNQDATIVMGVNEGVYDPAKDNIISNASCTTNCLAPVCKVLQDKFGIKEGLMNTIHSYTNDQKTLDFPQKNLSRGRAAALSIIPTSTGAAKAISEVMPELKGKLNGFALRVPTPDVSVVDLTVMLEKPATAEEVNNAMKEAAEGALKGILEYEPEDLVSMDFVGDTHSSIFAPMHTMVMGDKMVKILSWYDNECGYSNRVIDLANYIFKKGL; this is translated from the coding sequence ATGGCTAAGTACAAGGTTGCAATCAACGGGTTTGGACGTATAGGACGTCTTTCACTCCGCGCGTTTTTCACGAACGGGAAAGAGAATGAATTTGAAATCGTAGCAATAAACGACCTGACACCGCCGGCATCTCTTGCATATCTGCTTAAGTACGACTCAGTATTCCACCGTTTCCCCGGTGAAGTCTCAGTAGACGGCGATTACCTCATAGTCAATGGCCAGCGTATCAAGGCGCTTGCCGAACCGGATCCCTCAAAGCTTCCCTGGAAAGAGATGGGGGTAGACCTCGTCATCGAATCCACGGGACGCTACACAGACGCAAATCAGGCGAAAGCCCACATCGAAGCCGGAGCAAAGAAAGTTATAATCTCGGCTCCCGCGAAGAACCAGGACGCCACGATAGTCATGGGCGTCAATGAAGGCGTTTATGATCCCGCAAAAGACAACATCATCTCCAACGCCTCATGCACGACGAACTGCCTCGCCCCCGTATGCAAAGTCCTCCAGGACAAGTTCGGCATCAAAGAGGGCCTTATGAACACGATCCATTCCTACACCAACGACCAGAAGACGCTCGACTTCCCGCAGAAGAACCTCTCACGCGGAAGAGCGGCCGCGCTTTCAATCATCCCGACCAGCACTGGAGCCGCGAAAGCCATCTCCGAAGTAATGCCGGAACTTAAAGGCAAACTGAACGGATTCGCGCTTCGCGTCCCAACGCCCGACGTATCAGTCGTGGACCTCACCGTGATGCTTGAGAAGCCAGCCACAGCCGAAGAGGTAAACAACGCAATGAAGGAAGCCGCCGAAGGCGCGCTTAAGGGAATACTTGAATACGAACCCGAAGACCTCGTCTCGATGGACTTCGTAGGCGATACCCACTCGTCGATATTTGCGCCTATGCACACAATGGTAATGGGCGACAAAATGGTAAAGATACTCTCCTGGTACGACAACGAGTGCGGATACAGCAACAGAGTCATCGACCTCGCGAACTACATCTTCAAAAAGGGGCTGTAG